In one window of Rhodopseudomonas palustris HaA2 DNA:
- a CDS encoding caspase family protein, whose protein sequence is MERWAIGIALAVVAALWLSPARAEKRVALVIGNSGYQNVSRLDNPKNDAVLMAETLSVIGFTLVGGRAQLDLDKPSLDSAVQNFGRQIQGADVALFYFAGHGVQISGANYLVPVNANPTREADVDFQMVDVNVVLRQMQAAGTRLKIVILDACRNNPFGARGLRSSEGGLAQMRAPDGTLISYATQPGSVALDGGDGHSPYTRALAATVKRAGLDLFQTFNQVGLAVMRATGGAQQPWVSSSPIDGTFYFVAPALPLPPASPSPMQEARLSETPRRDPDRAPLTDAGALRELRDRLYERNFDPDVPDDKAGLRTAIAKFQEKAALPQTGEATEGVLARLRQTDDLKPWGSIVYDPDNEKWGMSWNHASRKAAVSDAGAKCSGAPCKVELSFYGQRCGAFAVSAMAWSLVDRDSVQAAKDAALSACGKSGKPCRVIGAVCADGSGR, encoded by the coding sequence ATGGAGCGTTGGGCAATCGGAATTGCGCTGGCGGTGGTGGCTGCGCTCTGGCTGTCGCCGGCGCGCGCCGAAAAGCGCGTCGCGCTGGTGATCGGCAATTCCGGCTATCAGAACGTGTCGCGGCTCGACAATCCGAAGAACGACGCGGTGCTGATGGCGGAGACGCTGAGTGTGATCGGCTTCACGCTGGTCGGCGGCCGCGCCCAGCTCGATCTCGACAAGCCGTCGCTGGATTCCGCGGTGCAGAATTTCGGCCGACAGATCCAGGGCGCCGACGTCGCGCTATTCTACTTTGCCGGCCACGGCGTGCAGATCAGCGGCGCCAATTATCTGGTGCCGGTCAACGCCAATCCGACCCGCGAGGCCGACGTCGATTTCCAGATGGTCGACGTCAACGTCGTGCTGCGGCAGATGCAGGCGGCCGGAACGCGGCTGAAGATCGTCATTCTCGACGCCTGCCGCAACAACCCGTTCGGCGCGCGAGGACTGCGATCCTCCGAAGGTGGCCTCGCGCAGATGCGCGCGCCCGACGGCACGCTGATTTCCTACGCGACCCAGCCCGGCAGCGTCGCGCTCGACGGCGGCGATGGCCACAGCCCGTATACGCGCGCGCTGGCGGCGACGGTGAAGCGGGCCGGGCTCGATCTGTTCCAGACCTTCAATCAGGTCGGCCTCGCGGTGATGCGTGCGACCGGCGGCGCTCAGCAGCCCTGGGTGTCGTCGTCGCCGATCGACGGCACGTTCTACTTCGTCGCGCCGGCGCTGCCGCTGCCGCCCGCGTCGCCGTCGCCGATGCAGGAGGCGCGACTGAGCGAGACCCCGCGTCGCGATCCCGATCGCGCGCCGCTGACCGATGCCGGTGCGCTGCGCGAACTGCGCGACCGGCTGTACGAACGCAATTTCGATCCCGACGTGCCGGACGACAAAGCCGGCTTGCGCACGGCGATCGCCAAGTTCCAGGAGAAGGCGGCGCTGCCGCAGACCGGGGAGGCGACCGAAGGCGTGCTCGCGCGGCTGCGGCAGACCGACGATCTGAAGCCGTGGGGATCGATCGTGTACGACCCGGACAACGAGAAGTGGGGAATGTCCTGGAACCACGCGTCGCGGAAAGCCGCGGTGTCGGACGCCGGCGCGAAATGCAGCGGCGCGCCGTGCAAGGTCGAACTCAGCTTCTACGGCCAGCGCTGCGGCGCCTTCGCGGTGTCGGCGATGGCGTGGTCGCTGGTCGACCGCGACAGCGTCCAGGCGGCGAAGGATGCCGCGCTCAGCGCCTGCGGCAAGTCCGGCAAGCCGTGCCGCGTGATCGGCGCGGTCTGCGCCGACGGCTCCGGCCGCTGA
- a CDS encoding TonB-dependent siderophore receptor, producing the protein MKSVIAGANAGRRPVLKTLWLTSALIVPIVWLPSSAAAQGAKPAATELPAVEITAPQASRRQAQAPRDRSRSATGRSRRSAQRAAQAPQPAQPTQRAVFERGTDPVRGFVPSVSASGTKTDTRLIETPQSISVISRDNLDARGIDTVAQALQYTAGVAVQTFGGDPRYDQARIRGFETNGFSNFRDGLRDTANGSAYFSVFRNEPYGVERIDVVKGPSSVMYGQSPPGGLIDLISKRPTDQAFGEVVGLVGSADRLQGAFDVGGPVDKDKTVLYRLTGVLRDSDAQVAKFSDKIKDDRAYIAPAITWRPTNDTTLTFLSDYQHDVTGIASPVSVATVRGGKVVDMRPLPLYLGDPSYNTFDQTQYRIGYQFEHRFSDDLIVRSRARYGHVDLEYRSITLAGTPLDTQTVFARNARRVLENSDSFGTDNHVIAKTTTGPLQHTMLFGTDYQAFKLEGESFGGLAPSLDVLNPVYGQAVAMPTLRLQSYKQNLNQAGVYLQDQIKLQNWILTLGGRYDAAQQTILNRLTGVPQLNDDTAFTKRAGLTYLFDNGLAPYVSYSESFLPTGGVDFNSNAFKPTKGKQYEGGIKFQPNRDLLFTAAVFDLTQDNVLTADPNHLNYSIQTGQVNSRGLELEMLAKPVPGLNVLASYTLQNLKNTQSNNGDVGKMPVLIPRHMASAFADYTLQSGPLAGWGFGAGFRYIGESYMDILNTFTNDAYTVFDAGLHYRQPKGINLALNVKNIADKDNAMCTATGGCQYIAPRVITATASYRW; encoded by the coding sequence ATGAAATCCGTTATTGCCGGCGCGAACGCCGGTCGTAGACCTGTGCTCAAAACCCTATGGCTGACCAGCGCGTTGATCGTGCCGATCGTTTGGCTTCCGTCTTCCGCGGCCGCACAGGGGGCCAAGCCGGCGGCGACCGAGCTGCCCGCCGTCGAAATCACAGCGCCGCAGGCGAGCCGGCGGCAGGCGCAAGCGCCGCGTGACAGAAGCCGCTCCGCCACCGGACGCTCGCGCAGATCCGCACAGCGTGCCGCGCAAGCGCCGCAGCCGGCACAGCCGACGCAGCGCGCCGTGTTCGAACGCGGCACCGATCCGGTGCGCGGCTTCGTGCCGAGCGTCAGCGCCAGCGGCACCAAGACCGACACCAGGCTGATCGAGACCCCGCAATCGATTTCCGTGATCAGCCGTGACAACCTCGACGCGCGCGGCATCGACACCGTCGCGCAGGCGCTGCAATACACCGCCGGCGTCGCGGTGCAGACGTTCGGCGGCGACCCACGCTACGATCAGGCGCGCATCCGCGGCTTCGAAACCAACGGCTTCTCCAACTTCCGCGACGGCCTGCGCGACACCGCCAACGGCTCGGCCTATTTCTCGGTGTTCCGCAACGAGCCCTACGGCGTGGAGCGCATCGACGTCGTCAAGGGCCCGAGCTCGGTGATGTACGGCCAGAGCCCGCCCGGCGGCCTGATCGATCTGATCAGTAAGCGGCCGACCGACCAGGCATTCGGCGAGGTGGTCGGCCTGGTCGGCAGCGCCGACCGGCTGCAGGGCGCGTTCGACGTCGGCGGCCCGGTCGACAAGGACAAGACCGTGCTCTATCGGCTCACCGGCGTGTTACGGGATTCCGACGCGCAGGTCGCGAAGTTTTCCGACAAGATCAAGGACGACCGCGCCTATATCGCGCCGGCCATCACCTGGCGGCCGACCAACGACACCACCCTGACGTTCCTCAGCGACTATCAGCACGACGTCACCGGCATCGCCAGCCCGGTGTCGGTCGCCACCGTCCGCGGCGGCAAGGTCGTCGACATGCGCCCGCTGCCGCTGTATCTCGGCGATCCGTCGTACAACACCTTCGATCAGACCCAGTACCGGATCGGCTATCAGTTCGAACACCGCTTCAGCGACGATCTGATCGTGCGCTCGCGGGCGCGCTACGGCCACGTCGATCTGGAGTATCGTTCGATCACCCTGGCCGGCACGCCGCTCGACACCCAGACCGTGTTTGCGCGGAACGCGCGCCGCGTGCTCGAGAACAGCGACAGCTTCGGCACCGACAACCACGTCATCGCCAAGACCACGACCGGCCCGCTGCAGCACACCATGCTGTTCGGGACCGACTATCAGGCGTTCAAGCTCGAAGGCGAATCGTTCGGCGGCCTGGCGCCGTCGCTCGACGTGCTCAATCCGGTCTACGGCCAGGCGGTGGCGATGCCGACGCTCCGGCTGCAGAGCTACAAGCAGAACCTGAACCAGGCCGGCGTCTATCTGCAGGACCAGATCAAGCTGCAGAACTGGATCCTGACGCTCGGCGGCCGCTACGACGCGGCTCAACAGACCATCCTCAACCGCCTCACCGGCGTGCCGCAGCTCAACGACGACACCGCCTTCACCAAGCGCGCCGGCCTGACCTATCTGTTCGACAACGGCCTCGCGCCCTATGTCAGCTATTCCGAATCGTTCCTGCCGACAGGCGGCGTCGATTTCAACTCCAACGCCTTCAAGCCCACCAAGGGCAAGCAATACGAGGGCGGCATCAAGTTCCAGCCGAACCGCGATCTGCTGTTCACCGCGGCGGTGTTCGACCTCACCCAGGACAACGTGCTGACTGCCGATCCGAACCATCTGAACTACAGCATCCAGACCGGCCAGGTGAATTCGCGCGGCCTCGAGCTGGAGATGCTGGCCAAGCCGGTGCCGGGACTGAATGTTCTGGCGAGCTACACGCTGCAGAACCTGAAGAATACCCAGAGCAACAACGGCGACGTCGGCAAGATGCCGGTGCTGATCCCCCGCCACATGGCGTCCGCCTTCGCCGACTACACGCTGCAGAGCGGGCCGCTCGCCGGATGGGGCTTCGGCGCCGGCTTCCGCTACATCGGCGAGTCCTACATGGACATCCTCAACACGTTCACCAACGACGCCTATACGGTGTTCGACGCCGGGCTGCATTATCGCCAGCCGAAGGGCATCAACCTGGCGCTCAACGTCAAGAACATCGCCGACAAGGACAACGCGATGTGCACCGCCACCGGCGGCTGCCAGTACATCGCCCCGCGGGTGATCACAGCGACCGCCAGCTATCGCTGGTGA
- a CDS encoding sulfite exporter TauE/SafE family protein: MTALIILALAGLWAGMQNTLAGGGSFVTLPALLLTGLSPLAANITSTVALFPGQLASGYAGRTMVQGVGRLSFVWLVVISLVGGALGALLLLITPPTIFARMMPWLVLFATLIFAWGSFRRKPPAQAKEISLPLLVGAQFMIAIYGGYFGGGIGFLMMAALSIAGMKPRNGSATKNALAAAMNASAVAMFAFSDDVKWLEALVLAGSSTVGYLAGVWVLRRVNEQWLRFGVIVLGVALTAGLFWRQF, encoded by the coding sequence ATGACCGCATTGATCATCCTCGCTCTCGCCGGCCTGTGGGCCGGCATGCAGAACACGCTCGCCGGTGGCGGCTCGTTTGTCACGCTGCCGGCGCTGCTGCTGACCGGGCTGTCGCCGCTGGCGGCCAACATCACCTCGACGGTGGCGCTGTTTCCCGGGCAGCTGGCCTCGGGCTACGCCGGCCGGACGATGGTCCAGGGTGTCGGCCGGCTGTCGTTTGTCTGGCTGGTCGTCATCAGCCTGGTCGGCGGCGCGCTCGGCGCGCTGCTGCTGCTGATCACGCCGCCGACCATCTTCGCGCGGATGATGCCGTGGCTGGTGCTGTTCGCGACGCTGATTTTCGCCTGGGGCAGCTTTCGGCGCAAGCCGCCGGCGCAGGCCAAGGAGATCAGCCTGCCGCTGCTGGTCGGCGCGCAGTTCATGATCGCGATCTATGGCGGCTATTTCGGCGGCGGCATCGGCTTTCTGATGATGGCGGCGCTGTCGATCGCCGGCATGAAGCCGCGCAACGGCAGCGCCACCAAGAACGCGCTCGCCGCGGCGATGAACGCGTCGGCGGTGGCGATGTTTGCGTTCTCCGACGACGTGAAATGGCTGGAGGCGCTGGTGCTCGCCGGCTCGTCCACCGTCGGCTATCTCGCCGGCGTCTGGGTGCTCCGCCGCGTCAACGAGCAATGGCTGCGGTTCGGCGTCATCGTGCTCGGCGTGGCGCTGACGGCGGGGCTGTTCTGGCGGCAGTTTTAG
- a CDS encoding vanadium-dependent haloperoxidase, with amino-acid sequence MLQTQSLDDFRRILSPGLISREVTSEKVSQLNAEAAKSCFAPDAFQRAIPALPIRYKRPLPCAPQNAFDRFVMWNQIALDTTSMDHAPPPLGTPDNPALHNYGPHRSSRVMAIVHIAMFDAINLAMRFDSKSPDKPRYVFATYLQGIPNPKEDASVDMAITYSAGETLKALYPQQVDVIENLIAIDEGAVLSGKDRNAPMYRAGRELGITVAKAILRARRNDGSAHEEPQVGDPGFPLAEKSGQWRPDPVSNIAAALGGKWKDVQPFVIKNVPTFRPPPPPSTDSAEYARDFEEVRKLGGENTERSRSERSADQTLIGTFWAYDGTAFLCAPPRLYNQVIRQIVQQQIKDGDTKDEDPKLLNYARLFALANIAMADAAIAAWDAKYHYRYWRPVVGIRAAATDGNDATHADVYWKALGAPASNSVRGPNFTPPFPAYPSGHATFGGALFEVLRAFYPDDTSFSFISDEYNGQNKPAGSDVPRPEVTRRFVNFRAAEDENARSRVYLGVHWQFDADAGIAQGNQVGSFVVGSTLRCLDDDGRALDCKPGSGFDVKRKFLISTEKRVLSTPFTPSQ; translated from the coding sequence GTGCTTCAGACACAATCGCTCGACGACTTCCGGCGAATCCTCAGTCCCGGCCTGATTTCGCGCGAGGTGACCAGCGAAAAGGTGAGTCAACTCAACGCGGAGGCTGCGAAGAGCTGCTTCGCCCCCGACGCGTTTCAGCGCGCGATCCCGGCACTGCCGATCAGATATAAGCGGCCACTTCCTTGCGCCCCGCAGAATGCGTTCGACCGGTTCGTGATGTGGAATCAGATCGCACTCGACACCACATCGATGGATCATGCTCCGCCGCCATTGGGCACGCCGGACAATCCCGCCCTGCACAATTACGGCCCGCACCGCTCGAGCCGGGTGATGGCGATCGTTCACATCGCGATGTTCGACGCGATCAATCTGGCGATGCGGTTCGACTCGAAATCACCCGACAAGCCGAGATACGTGTTCGCGACCTATCTGCAGGGCATTCCCAATCCGAAAGAAGACGCCTCGGTCGACATGGCGATCACGTATTCGGCGGGTGAGACCCTGAAGGCGCTTTATCCTCAACAGGTGGATGTGATCGAGAATCTCATCGCCATCGACGAGGGCGCCGTCCTGAGCGGCAAGGATCGCAACGCGCCGATGTATCGGGCCGGCCGCGAACTCGGAATCACCGTCGCGAAGGCGATTCTCCGGGCACGCCGGAACGACGGCTCGGCGCACGAAGAGCCGCAGGTCGGCGATCCTGGCTTTCCGCTCGCGGAAAAATCAGGTCAGTGGCGACCCGACCCCGTCAGCAACATCGCCGCGGCGCTCGGCGGCAAGTGGAAGGACGTTCAGCCGTTCGTCATCAAGAACGTGCCGACCTTCCGGCCGCCCCCGCCGCCGTCGACCGACAGCGCCGAATACGCCCGGGACTTCGAAGAGGTCAGGAAGCTCGGCGGCGAGAACACCGAGCGCTCGAGGTCTGAACGCAGTGCGGACCAGACACTGATCGGAACGTTCTGGGCTTATGACGGCACCGCTTTCCTGTGCGCTCCGCCGCGGCTCTACAATCAGGTGATCCGGCAGATCGTGCAGCAGCAGATCAAGGACGGCGATACCAAGGACGAGGATCCGAAGCTGCTCAACTACGCCCGATTGTTCGCGCTCGCCAACATCGCAATGGCGGACGCGGCGATCGCCGCATGGGACGCAAAGTATCACTATCGCTACTGGCGCCCGGTCGTCGGCATTCGGGCGGCCGCGACCGACGGCAACGATGCCACCCATGCCGACGTCTACTGGAAGGCGCTGGGGGCCCCGGCCAGCAACTCCGTTCGCGGTCCCAACTTCACGCCTCCTTTCCCGGCCTATCCTTCCGGACACGCCACGTTCGGCGGCGCTCTGTTCGAAGTGCTGCGCGCGTTCTACCCGGACGACACGTCCTTCAGCTTCATCTCCGACGAGTACAACGGGCAAAACAAGCCGGCCGGCTCGGACGTGCCGCGACCGGAAGTGACCCGACGCTTCGTCAACTTCCGCGCGGCGGAGGACGAAAATGCGCGCAGCCGGGTCTATCTCGGTGTGCACTGGCAGTTCGATGCCGATGCCGGGATCGCGCAGGGCAACCAGGTCGGCAGCTTCGTGGTCGGCAGCACGCTGCGCTGTCTCGACGATGACGGCAGAGCGCTGGATTGCAAACCGGGCAGCGGATTCGACGTCAAGCGCAAGTTCCTGATCTCGACGGAGAAGCGGGTGCTGAGCACTCCGTTCACTCCGTCCCAGTAA
- a CDS encoding YcgN family cysteine cluster protein: MTAVPKKISPQDGFFWKTKTLEEMSQAEWESLCDGCARCCLEKLEDEDSGRIYFTHVGCRLLDGDACACHDYANRSERVPDCVRLTPENVRTLSWLPPSCGYRLVAEGRDLYWWHPLISGDPNTVHDAGVSVRGRVEATETEVSVEDLEDHIVSWPALLPRRAKLKKRPG, encoded by the coding sequence ATGACCGCAGTTCCCAAGAAGATTTCCCCCCAGGACGGGTTCTTCTGGAAAACCAAAACCTTGGAAGAGATGTCCCAGGCCGAATGGGAGAGCCTGTGCGACGGCTGCGCGCGGTGCTGCCTGGAGAAGCTCGAGGACGAGGATTCGGGGCGGATCTATTTCACCCATGTCGGCTGCCGGCTGCTCGATGGCGACGCCTGCGCCTGCCACGACTACGCCAATCGCTCGGAACGGGTGCCGGATTGCGTCCGGCTGACGCCGGAGAACGTGCGCACGCTGAGCTGGCTGCCGCCGAGCTGCGGCTATCGGCTGGTCGCCGAGGGCCGCGATCTGTACTGGTGGCATCCCTTGATCTCCGGCGATCCGAACACGGTGCACGACGCCGGGGTGTCGGTGCGCGGGCGCGTCGAGGCGACCGAGACCGAGGTCTCGGTCGAGGACCTCGAAGATCACATCGTCTCCTGGCCGGCCCTGCTGCCGCGCCGCGCCAAGCTGAAGAAACGGCCGGGCTGA
- a CDS encoding transglycosylase domain-containing protein, translating into MPKILPDNWMQRIRNWFLDLDARLDSTLFSSAAGIRELWERFSTFMDRFYVGHWKRWVFIEPLSEAATMGAGGLLVLLALAQPAFRETGDEDWLKKSDLAVSFLDRYGNPIGNRGIKHNDSIPLEDFPDNLIKATLATEDRRFYDHFGIDVAGTARALVTNAQAGGVRQGGSSITQQLAKNLFLSNERTLERKVNEAFLAIWLETRLTKNEILKLYLDRAYMGGGTFGADGAAHFYFNKSVRDVNLAEAAMLAGLFKAPTKFAPHINLPAARARANVVLDNLVDAGFMTEGQVFGARRNPASVVDRRDENSPNYYLDWAFEEVRKIVETFPKSYTERVFVVRTTIDMNVQRAAEAAVENQLRQFGRDYHATQAAAVLSDLDGGVRAMVGGRDYGSSQFNRAVDAYRQPGSSFKPYVYTTALLNGFKPTSIVVDGPVCIGNWCPQNYGHSYSGSVTLTQAITRSINVVPVKLSITLGGKAGPKAGRAKIVEVARRFGIKAPLIDTPSLPIGSTEVTVLEHAVAYATFPNKGKAPTPHAVLEVRTGAGDLVWRFDRDGPKQKQAIPASVAADMAGMMSHVVSEGTARRAALDGIPTAGKTGTTNAYRDAWFVGYTGNFSCAVWYGNDDYSPTNRMTGGSLPAQTWRDIMIAAHQGVEIKELAGVGMGTRLPASQAQANARAADDDGKPAPPPVLTRRGADILVRVEKMLDDAAKAMDKAMDKTPPAKPVSSTGVGFPDSFAAATPNGPPATAPRKN; encoded by the coding sequence GTGCCGAAGATTCTGCCAGACAATTGGATGCAGCGGATCCGGAACTGGTTTCTGGACCTCGACGCGCGGCTGGATTCGACGCTGTTCTCGTCGGCCGCCGGCATCCGCGAATTGTGGGAGCGCTTCTCCACTTTCATGGACCGCTTCTATGTCGGTCACTGGAAGCGCTGGGTGTTCATCGAGCCGCTGTCGGAAGCCGCCACGATGGGCGCCGGCGGCCTGCTGGTGCTGCTGGCGCTGGCGCAGCCGGCGTTCCGCGAGACCGGCGACGAGGACTGGCTGAAGAAATCCGACCTCGCCGTCTCCTTCCTGGATCGCTACGGCAATCCGATCGGCAATCGCGGCATCAAGCACAACGACTCGATCCCGCTGGAAGACTTCCCCGACAATCTGATCAAGGCGACGCTCGCCACCGAGGACCGCCGCTTCTACGATCATTTCGGCATCGACGTCGCCGGCACCGCGCGCGCGCTGGTGACCAATGCGCAGGCCGGCGGCGTGCGCCAGGGCGGCTCCTCGATCACCCAGCAGCTCGCCAAGAACCTGTTCCTGTCGAACGAGCGCACGCTGGAACGCAAGGTCAACGAGGCGTTTCTGGCGATCTGGCTGGAGACCCGGCTGACCAAGAACGAGATCCTCAAGTTGTATCTCGATCGCGCCTATATGGGCGGCGGCACCTTCGGCGCCGACGGCGCGGCGCATTTCTACTTCAACAAATCGGTGCGCGACGTGAACCTCGCCGAGGCCGCGATGCTGGCCGGGCTGTTCAAGGCGCCGACCAAATTCGCCCCGCACATCAACCTGCCCGCCGCGCGCGCCCGCGCCAACGTCGTGCTCGACAATCTGGTCGACGCCGGCTTCATGACCGAGGGCCAGGTGTTCGGCGCGCGGCGCAATCCGGCCTCGGTGGTCGACCGCCGCGACGAGAATTCGCCGAACTATTATCTCGACTGGGCGTTCGAGGAAGTCCGCAAGATCGTCGAGACGTTTCCGAAATCCTACACCGAGCGCGTCTTCGTGGTGCGCACCACGATCGACATGAACGTGCAGCGCGCCGCCGAGGCCGCGGTCGAGAACCAGCTCCGCCAGTTCGGCCGCGACTATCATGCGACGCAGGCCGCCGCGGTGCTGTCGGATCTCGACGGCGGCGTCCGCGCCATGGTCGGCGGCCGCGACTACGGCTCCAGCCAGTTCAACCGCGCGGTCGACGCCTATCGCCAGCCCGGCTCGTCGTTCAAGCCGTATGTCTATACGACCGCGCTGCTCAACGGCTTCAAGCCGACCTCGATCGTGGTCGACGGCCCGGTCTGCATCGGCAATTGGTGCCCGCAGAATTACGGCCACTCTTATTCGGGTTCGGTGACGCTGACCCAGGCGATCACCCGCTCGATCAACGTCGTGCCGGTGAAGCTGTCGATCACGCTCGGCGGCAAGGCCGGGCCGAAGGCCGGCCGCGCCAAGATCGTCGAAGTCGCGCGCCGCTTCGGCATCAAGGCGCCGCTGATCGACACCCCGTCGCTGCCGATCGGCTCGACCGAAGTCACCGTGCTCGAACACGCGGTGGCCTACGCCACCTTCCCGAACAAGGGCAAGGCGCCGACGCCGCACGCGGTGCTCGAAGTGCGCACCGGCGCCGGCGATCTGGTGTGGCGGTTCGACCGCGACGGCCCGAAGCAGAAGCAGGCGATCCCGGCCTCGGTCGCCGCCGACATGGCCGGCATGATGAGCCACGTCGTCTCCGAGGGCACCGCGCGCCGCGCAGCCCTCGACGGCATTCCGACCGCGGGCAAGACCGGCACCACCAACGCCTATCGCGACGCCTGGTTCGTCGGCTACACCGGCAATTTCAGTTGCGCGGTGTGGTACGGCAACGACGACTACTCGCCGACCAACCGCATGACCGGCGGCTCGCTGCCGGCGCAGACCTGGCGCGACATCATGATCGCGGCGCATCAGGGCGTCGAGATCAAGGAGCTCGCCGGCGTCGGCATGGGCACCAGGCTGCCGGCCTCGCAGGCGCAAGCCAATGCGCGCGCCGCCGACGACGACGGCAAACCGGCGCCGCCACCGGTGCTGACGCGGCGCGGCGCGGATATTCTGGTGCGCGTCGAAAAGATGCTGGACGACGCCGCCAAGGCCATGGACAAGGCGATGGACAAGACCCCGCCCGCCAAGCCGGTGTCGTCGACCGGCGTCGGATTCCCGGACAGTTTCGCCGCGGCGACGCCGAACGGGCCGCCGGCGACGGCGCCGCGCAAGAACTGA
- a CDS encoding DUF1214 domain-containing protein, producing the protein MRLIFFTLLALIIAAGVGVGATWMTATRGTDFGTLTIGAWTARPRAGTAEIDPYARASIARSGELPIGAGDGIAFIATADDAKRPLDGRCDIEVSGVTPPARFWTLTLYDPRGTLVANNLERYGFTSQEILRTADGAFRIRVAARSRAGNWLPTGGVERYMLVLRLYDTPVGVATRTQRDAPMPSIATMGCP; encoded by the coding sequence GTGCGCCTGATCTTCTTCACTTTGCTGGCGCTGATCATCGCCGCGGGCGTCGGCGTCGGCGCGACCTGGATGACGGCGACGCGCGGCACCGATTTCGGCACGCTGACGATCGGCGCCTGGACCGCCCGGCCGCGCGCCGGCACCGCCGAAATCGACCCCTACGCCCGCGCTTCGATCGCGCGCAGCGGCGAACTGCCGATCGGCGCCGGCGACGGCATCGCCTTCATCGCCACCGCCGACGACGCCAAGCGGCCGCTCGACGGCCGCTGCGACATCGAGGTCAGCGGCGTCACCCCGCCGGCGCGGTTCTGGACGCTGACGCTGTACGATCCGCGCGGCACTCTGGTCGCCAACAATCTCGAGCGCTACGGCTTCACCAGCCAGGAAATCCTGCGCACCGCCGACGGCGCGTTCAGGATCCGCGTCGCGGCGCGGTCGCGCGCCGGCAATTGGCTGCCGACCGGCGGCGTCGAACGCTATATGCTGGTGCTGCGGCTGTACGACACGCCGGTCGGCGTCGCCACCCGCACCCAGCGCGACGCGCCGATGCCGTCGATCGCCACCATGGGCTGCCCATGA
- a CDS encoding DUF1254 domain-containing protein, with product MIRFITTVIAGIVLGGIVHLVSVLALPRIASQDAYARLAPLTRVNEVSQLPPTTPDNAPLPFLDPAFAVAVCRYDLSNGPIKLTVPVSQAYTAVSFYTRNEVAYYAINDRSAGRKVIELDLMTAEQHGNLPEDEDVTAADRLIIDSPTTTGLIVMKALASEPGMMPQARAALGSASCKPQPEPGAKS from the coding sequence ATGATCCGCTTCATCACCACCGTCATCGCCGGCATCGTGCTCGGCGGCATCGTGCATCTGGTCAGCGTGCTAGCGCTGCCGCGGATCGCCAGCCAGGACGCCTATGCGCGGCTGGCGCCGCTGACCAGGGTCAACGAGGTCTCGCAACTGCCGCCGACCACGCCCGACAATGCGCCGCTGCCGTTCCTCGATCCGGCCTTCGCCGTCGCGGTGTGCCGCTACGATCTGTCGAACGGCCCGATCAAGCTGACCGTGCCGGTCAGCCAGGCCTATACGGCGGTGTCGTTCTACACCCGCAACGAAGTCGCCTACTACGCGATCAACGACCGCTCCGCCGGCCGCAAGGTGATCGAACTCGATCTGATGACCGCCGAGCAGCACGGCAACCTGCCCGAAGACGAAGACGTCACCGCCGCCGACCGCCTGATCATCGACTCCCCGACCACCACCGGCCTGATCGTGATGAAGGCGCTGGCCTCCGAACCCGGCATGATGCCGCAAGCGAGAGCCGCGCTGGGCTCGGCAAGCTGCAAGCCGCAGCCGGAACCGGGGGCGAAGTCGTAG